In Pectobacterium aroidearum, the following are encoded in one genomic region:
- a CDS encoding DUF2645 family protein — MKIRKGNIVDVITMVGYFLFAYFIMELLSINKYDWMMEPGDSICSIPHQSFRNRTLQAGAAALLLVTPLFIALARNLYIKNRYKTVYYMIGILCVTVYGGWLFFGRFALC, encoded by the coding sequence ATGAAAATACGTAAGGGAAATATCGTAGATGTTATCACTATGGTGGGGTATTTTTTATTCGCCTATTTTATAATGGAGTTACTTTCGATCAACAAATATGACTGGATGATGGAGCCGGGAGACTCTATCTGTAGTATTCCCCATCAGTCTTTCCGTAATCGAACTTTACAGGCAGGGGCGGCGGCTCTATTGTTAGTGACGCCTTTATTTATTGCATTAGCACGTAATCTTTACATTAAAAATCGCTATAAAACAGTTTATTACATGATTGGTATACTGTGCGTCACGGTATACGGTGGCTGGCTTTTTTTTGGTCGATTTGCGCTATGCTAA
- a CDS encoding Hcp family type VI secretion system effector: MANNIYLTLTGNQQGKISAECGTIDSIGNKYQIRHQDQIFVLQFDHAISRNQNINHQPITFCKPIDKSSPLLGNAIANNEKLELLFDFYRTAQTGVQEKYYSVKLIGAVIRNIAVSYPHALTHAENQPEEMISVAYQSIDWQHHIAGTGGYSLWEEQVY; encoded by the coding sequence ATGGCAAATAATATTTATCTAACGTTGACGGGAAATCAACAAGGGAAAATATCTGCTGAGTGTGGCACCATCGACTCGATTGGTAATAAGTATCAGATAAGGCATCAAGACCAAATTTTTGTTTTGCAATTCGATCATGCTATCAGTCGTAACCAAAATATTAATCATCAACCTATAACGTTCTGTAAACCCATTGATAAATCATCTCCGCTCTTGGGTAATGCTATAGCAAATAATGAAAAACTTGAGCTTTTGTTCGACTTTTACCGAACCGCGCAGACTGGAGTACAGGAGAAATATTATTCTGTTAAACTTATTGGAGCAGTTATAAGAAACATTGCCGTTTCCTATCCACACGCTTTAACCCATGCAGAGAACCAACCAGAAGAAATGATATCTGTTGCTTATCAAAGCATAGATTGGCAACACCACATTGCTGGAACTGGTGGCTATAGTTTATGGGAAGAACAGGTGTATTAA
- the pagP gene encoding lipid IV(A) palmitoyltransferase PagP, with product MYLKRTLITLSLITLPIVPFLSYAAESINNTSSTENLAPVTVDSSDPVSDKQGESWWQRSKNNLSTTWNAPQSHDIYIPAITWHNRWTYDKEKTDRYNERPWGAGYGVSRLDKDGDWHGIYIMAFKDSFNKWEPIGGYGYEKRWRPTSDQDFQLGLGFTAGVTMRDNWNYIPIPVLLPLASISYNKLSFQATYIPGTYNNGNVFFAWLRWQI from the coding sequence ATGTATTTGAAGCGAACTTTAATCACGTTGAGTTTGATTACACTACCCATTGTTCCTTTTTTGAGCTACGCAGCAGAAAGCATAAATAATACGAGCAGCACCGAAAATCTTGCCCCTGTCACGGTGGATTCCAGTGATCCGGTATCGGATAAGCAGGGGGAAAGCTGGTGGCAGAGAAGTAAAAATAACCTGTCCACTACTTGGAACGCGCCGCAGAGCCACGATATTTATATCCCGGCGATTACCTGGCATAACCGCTGGACATACGATAAAGAAAAGACTGATAGATATAATGAAAGGCCGTGGGGCGCGGGTTACGGTGTTTCCCGTTTGGATAAGGATGGGGATTGGCACGGGATTTATATCATGGCTTTTAAAGATTCCTTTAATAAATGGGAACCTATCGGTGGCTATGGTTATGAAAAGCGTTGGCGGCCAACCAGCGATCAGGATTTTCAACTGGGTCTGGGTTTTACGGCTGGCGTAACGATGCGTGATAACTGGAACTATATCCCTATTCCGGTTTTGTTGCCTTTGGCATCGATAAGCTATAACAAGCTCTCTTTCCAGGCGACTTACATTCCCGGTACATACAATAACGGCAATGTTTTCTTTGCATGGTTAAGATGGCAGATTTAG